One region of Pyramidobacter sp. YE332 genomic DNA includes:
- the tmk gene encoding dTMP kinase codes for MFITIEGIDGSGKSTQARRLATRLRREGKKVTETHEPGDWPHGDILRALLLNGRLRHPMTEIMLFVADRCEHVVQVIQPALDQGEWVVCDRYNDSTRAYQCWGRGLKEDILESLIKWCGIPEPDLTVWLDLPVEEARKRMAGRGGSDRIEGEDLKFHQTVACGFKELAERNGSRFFRVDARADEDEIEETIFSELKRRCVR; via the coding sequence CTCCGGCAAGTCGACACAGGCCAGGCGCCTCGCGACGCGTTTGAGGCGCGAGGGCAAAAAAGTGACGGAGACGCATGAACCGGGAGACTGGCCCCACGGGGATATTCTGCGCGCTCTTCTGCTGAACGGGCGGCTCCGGCACCCGATGACCGAGATCATGCTTTTTGTGGCCGACCGGTGCGAACACGTCGTGCAGGTCATTCAACCCGCTCTGGATCAAGGGGAATGGGTCGTCTGTGACCGCTATAACGACTCCACCCGGGCCTATCAGTGCTGGGGACGCGGACTGAAAGAAGACATTCTGGAGAGCCTGATAAAGTGGTGCGGGATTCCTGAGCCCGACCTGACGGTCTGGCTTGATCTCCCGGTGGAAGAAGCGAGGAAGAGGATGGCCGGCCGCGGCGGAAGCGATAGGATCGAAGGCGAAGACTTGAAATTCCATCAGACCGTCGCCTGCGGATTCAAGGAATTGGCCGAAAGGAACGGCTCGAGATTTTTCAGAGTCGACGCCCGGGCGGACGAGGACGAGATTGAGGAGACGATTTTCTCCGAATTGAAAAGGCGTTGCGTCAGATGA
- a CDS encoding DNA polymerase III subunit delta' — translation MLSLARRILCESGSACGQCPSCRAWVDMEHPDLLVAGEPDVPAPVDECRAKSADLSLSPVVAPVRLLVFYAPEKMSPGAVNSLLKITEEPPSKGRLLYMMDRGTILSTLRSRLWMLSFSVEEKIAPLTPPASQSEWLRWLKENEKNDGQKWYAMAHGYASWLCKNGELTRAGALRQLAETALATHLSAAMWTDLLFLLLREEYPFEHVFDDFRQTALPGADRCRKQHSF, via the coding sequence ATGCTTTCGCTGGCTCGCCGCATCCTGTGCGAATCGGGTTCCGCCTGCGGCCAGTGCCCATCGTGTCGGGCCTGGGTTGACATGGAACATCCCGACCTGTTGGTGGCCGGAGAACCAGATGTGCCCGCGCCCGTCGACGAATGCCGCGCGAAAAGCGCCGACCTGTCGCTTTCGCCTGTCGTCGCGCCGGTGCGGCTTCTGGTGTTTTACGCTCCCGAAAAGATGAGCCCGGGAGCCGTGAACAGTCTGCTCAAGATTACCGAAGAACCGCCGTCCAAGGGACGTCTTCTGTATATGATGGATCGCGGCACCATCCTTTCTACTTTGCGAAGTCGTCTGTGGATGTTATCATTCTCCGTGGAAGAAAAAATCGCACCTCTGACGCCTCCGGCTTCCCAGTCCGAATGGCTGCGCTGGCTGAAAGAAAACGAGAAAAACGACGGACAGAAATGGTACGCCATGGCGCATGGCTATGCGTCGTGGCTCTGCAAAAACGGAGAGTTGACGCGTGCCGGGGCGTTGCGTCAGCTTGCCGAGACGGCGCTCGCCACCCACTTGTCCGCAGCGATGTGGACAGACCTTTTGTTTCTTCTTTTGAGAGAGGAGTATCCCTTTGAGCATGTATTTGACGATTTTCGGCAAACCGCGTTACCTGGGGCTGATCGTTGCCGAAAACAGCATTCGTTTTGA